One Burkholderia thailandensis E264 genomic window carries:
- a CDS encoding helix-turn-helix transcriptional regulator translates to MTVQFQATAIQPRRIVRMPALLERVGLSESEVRRRIKAGTFPRPVKLGPRAIGFVVADVDAWLEALTTRVAA, encoded by the coding sequence ATGACTGTTCAATTCCAAGCAACCGCAATCCAACCGCGCCGCATCGTGCGAATGCCGGCGCTGCTGGAACGCGTTGGCCTCAGCGAAAGCGAGGTCCGCCGTCGCATCAAGGCCGGCACGTTCCCGCGTCCCGTGAAACTCGGCCCGCGTGCCATCGGCTTCGTGGTCGCCGACGTAGACGCGTGGCTCGAAGCCCTGACGACGCGGGTGGCAGCGTGA
- a CDS encoding DUF3644 domain-containing protein: MSTRNRTVGSLALELLAKSREAALCAVRVFNDPHVSFKSETFIVLMVVAWTYLLHAHYRRKGVEYRYFTKEGARRKFDRTKHGAFRYWELERCLNEKTSPIDRDTANNLRFLVGLRHEIEHQMTRSLDNFLSGRYQACSLNYNEYVKKLFGKRYGLDSYLTYSIQFIELSEEQISGTSAHRQIPERLRAYVAEFDAALTHDEYNNPRFSYRLLFKKKLVNKAGQADRVIEFIDPNSELAKTIDKEYWVKKDVERAKYLPTRVVEEIRKAGFPKFRVQPDHVNLWKSEDAKNPSKGYGVQVEGAWYWYESWIKRCIDLCKAAGDKYT; encoded by the coding sequence ATGAGCACGCGCAATCGAACGGTAGGGTCCCTGGCGCTGGAACTTCTCGCGAAATCGCGCGAGGCGGCGCTTTGTGCAGTTCGCGTCTTCAACGACCCTCACGTGTCATTTAAGTCAGAAACTTTTATTGTTTTGATGGTTGTTGCGTGGACATATCTCTTGCACGCGCACTATCGACGAAAAGGAGTTGAGTACCGCTACTTCACTAAGGAAGGTGCTAGGCGTAAATTCGATAGGACCAAACACGGAGCATTCAGGTACTGGGAGCTTGAGCGTTGCCTCAATGAAAAAACGTCCCCAATCGATAGGGATACTGCAAATAATCTTCGCTTTCTTGTTGGCCTTCGCCACGAGATCGAACATCAGATGACCAGATCGCTCGACAACTTCCTCAGTGGACGCTACCAAGCCTGCTCGCTGAACTACAACGAATATGTAAAGAAGTTGTTTGGAAAGCGATACGGACTCGACTCGTATCTCACATACAGCATACAGTTTATCGAACTGTCCGAGGAGCAAATTTCCGGTACGTCAGCACACAGGCAAATTCCAGAGCGACTTCGAGCCTATGTCGCTGAGTTTGATGCGGCGCTCACGCACGACGAATACAATAACCCCAGGTTCTCATATCGCCTCCTGTTCAAGAAGAAACTGGTGAATAAAGCCGGTCAAGCGGATCGAGTGATTGAATTCATTGATCCAAATTCTGAACTCGCGAAGACGATCGACAAGGAATATTGGGTAAAGAAGGACGTGGAGCGCGCAAAGTACCTCCCAACTCGGGTTGTCGAAGAGATTCGCAAGGCCGGCTTTCCAAAATTCCGAGTGCAGCCAGACCACGTGAACCTGTGGAAGAGCGAAGACGCAAAGAATCCGAGCAAGGGGTATGGAGTGCAGGTAGAAGGTGCTTGGTACTGGTATGAAAGTTGGATCAAGCGCTGCATTGACCTCTGTAAAGCCGCCGGAGACAAGTACACGTAA
- a CDS encoding VRR-NUC domain-containing protein — MSGGYAPGASPGGMSAGSGQTTQVGLSAARLSPKDREVLCHTFCECRRIGVATKAGTIQRQRCVQMRLGLPNEVSKMQTGVPTEYRPEQPYDMTTQPPEPIMDYDDPLEPHSSIRQWIKDVWPDKGKKYQKGDVRRPDVVIVNDPSKPPVQSNIKTVVEMKFPGDSYGPDQEDDYIEIAGSPSKFAHLGAADCGCGDDDGQKKTARSKQSARQSDLDELFGGNSSAPGSPPLPPMPLPPLPAFP, encoded by the coding sequence ATGAGCGGTGGCTACGCTCCGGGAGCGTCGCCCGGTGGCATGAGCGCTGGTAGCGGTCAGACAACCCAAGTCGGTCTAAGCGCCGCGCGGCTGTCGCCGAAAGACCGGGAGGTCCTATGTCACACGTTCTGCGAATGCAGAAGAATCGGGGTCGCGACAAAAGCCGGGACCATACAGCGCCAGCGGTGCGTCCAGATGCGCTTGGGGTTGCCGAACGAGGTGTCGAAGATGCAAACGGGCGTCCCAACGGAATACCGTCCGGAACAACCGTACGACATGACGACGCAGCCGCCGGAACCGATCATGGACTATGACGATCCGCTCGAGCCACATTCAAGCATTCGGCAATGGATCAAGGACGTCTGGCCCGATAAGGGCAAGAAATACCAGAAGGGCGATGTACGCCGCCCCGACGTCGTAATCGTGAACGATCCATCTAAACCGCCGGTGCAATCGAACATCAAGACCGTGGTGGAAATGAAATTCCCTGGGGATAGCTACGGTCCTGATCAAGAGGACGATTACATTGAAATCGCGGGGAGTCCTTCGAAATTCGCACACCTCGGCGCGGCCGATTGCGGATGTGGCGACGACGACGGGCAGAAGAAGACTGCGCGCTCGAAGCAATCCGCGAGACAATCGGACCTTGACGAACTGTTCGGCGGCAATAGCAGCGCGCCGGGAAGCCCACCGCTCCCGCCGATGCCGCTCCCCCCGCTCCCTGCTTTCCCGTAA
- a CDS encoding DUF7002 family protein — protein sequence MAERDTWESIRTRGLLSTSAVLDHFGLTGADRVQYESQQRPIKMEVILNHPASIVLRDQKPMPRSRLITALQDGITPEDWYRIINAKVFFWATRTRLLSLLNARDYRLLEHDVLTIDAAPFIRAYADQIWLCHMNSGNTWPWPHPRGANTFRRISDYPTGRSGRPLKEVAELVVDHSVPDIAQYVIEVNRMRGAEVLRRIL from the coding sequence ATGGCTGAACGCGACACGTGGGAAAGCATAAGAACGCGTGGGTTGCTAAGCACAAGCGCGGTGCTAGATCATTTCGGATTGACGGGTGCGGACAGGGTGCAGTATGAAAGCCAGCAGCGTCCAATTAAGATGGAGGTGATTCTCAATCATCCGGCCAGCATCGTACTTCGTGATCAGAAGCCAATGCCTCGCTCACGGCTCATAACAGCATTGCAGGATGGAATCACTCCTGAGGACTGGTATCGTATCATCAACGCCAAGGTCTTTTTTTGGGCGACAAGGACACGTCTTCTTAGCCTTCTCAATGCTAGGGATTATCGATTATTAGAACACGATGTTCTCACCATCGATGCAGCGCCGTTCATCCGCGCGTACGCGGATCAGATCTGGCTTTGTCATATGAACTCGGGGAATACGTGGCCTTGGCCACATCCGCGTGGCGCGAATACCTTTCGACGCATTTCAGATTATCCTACCGGCCGTTCAGGACGACCACTCAAAGAAGTGGCAGAGCTGGTAGTTGATCATAGTGTTCCGGATATCGCACAGTACGTAATCGAAGTGAACCGAATGAGAGGCGCGGAGGTGCTTAGGCGGATACTATGA
- a CDS encoding PAAR domain-containing protein yields MGSALIREGDTTSHGGRVLAGTSTNIVYGKPLALEGDMVSCPKCGGIYPIVGVRNRSMTFGDRPVATEGDKTACGATLIASQGTATVELTSGAGGPVGKGKSVVPRPAAQSNEAYRGRFQLVDDKTREPIANHPYTVTSADGQTIQGTTDATGHTDWLSSHQASSLSFQQPGSDA; encoded by the coding sequence ATGGGTTCTGCACTCATCCGGGAAGGTGACACGACTTCCCACGGTGGCCGCGTGCTAGCGGGCACGTCGACCAACATCGTTTATGGGAAACCGCTGGCACTTGAAGGCGACATGGTGTCGTGCCCGAAGTGCGGCGGCATCTACCCCATCGTTGGTGTACGGAATCGAAGCATGACGTTCGGCGACAGGCCGGTGGCGACCGAAGGCGACAAGACGGCCTGCGGCGCGACACTGATCGCCTCGCAAGGCACGGCGACGGTTGAGCTGACGTCGGGAGCGGGTGGGCCGGTCGGCAAGGGGAAAAGCGTGGTCCCACGGCCGGCTGCACAGAGCAACGAGGCATACCGTGGACGCTTCCAGCTCGTCGACGACAAGACGCGCGAGCCCATCGCGAATCACCCGTACACGGTGACGTCAGCAGACGGCCAGACGATTCAGGGCACCACTGACGCCACCGGCCACACGGATTGGTTGAGTAGCCATCAAGCGTCATCGCTGTCGTTCCAGCAGCCGGGGAGCGACGCATGA
- a CDS encoding site-specific integrase translates to MFRFAFWTGLRTSELVALNWTDVDWKRGVIVVKRALTQTAKEAEDTKTRSSRREVKLLPPAMSALVAQKAHTYLQGREVFQDPRNAARWAGDSPIRIVWTRGLKQAQVRYRKPYQTRHTYASMMLSAGEHPMWVARQMDHSNQNTTVRIYARWMPTADPDAGGKAVEKFAESTLRLSCDSVQKTAGNQGN, encoded by the coding sequence ATGTTTCGGTTTGCATTTTGGACTGGGCTACGTACTTCGGAGCTTGTCGCGCTCAATTGGACGGATGTCGATTGGAAACGCGGCGTGATAGTCGTCAAACGGGCTTTGACCCAAACAGCAAAGGAGGCAGAGGACACAAAGACACGTTCAAGTCGCCGGGAGGTAAAGCTCTTGCCGCCTGCCATGTCTGCACTAGTCGCCCAAAAGGCTCACACGTATCTACAAGGCCGGGAAGTATTTCAGGACCCGCGAAACGCTGCTCGATGGGCCGGGGACTCCCCCATCCGGATCGTGTGGACTCGGGGACTAAAGCAAGCACAGGTCAGATACAGGAAGCCTTACCAGACGCGCCACACATACGCCTCTATGATGCTCTCCGCTGGGGAACATCCAATGTGGGTAGCTCGCCAAATGGACCATTCGAACCAGAACACAACCGTTCGAATCTACGCTAGGTGGATGCCTACGGCGGACCCCGATGCAGGAGGAAAGGCAGTGGAGAAGTTTGCGGAATCGACGTTGCGATTAAGTTGCGATTCCGTACAGAAAACAGCAGGGAATCAAGGCAATTAA
- a CDS encoding recombinase family protein, which yields MSRTFAYARVSKIDQTATNQLHEIEAAGFAVDKRRVVTESISGSVGASQRPGFSKLLDKMEEGDVLIVTKLDRLGRNAMDVRATVETLAERSIRIHCLALGGVDLTSAAGRMTMQVLNVVAEFERDLSIERTQAGIARAKSEGKAMGRPSALTKQQQQDVRQRLHEGASVASLAKFYGTSRQTIMRVRDSV from the coding sequence ATGTCCCGAACATTCGCATATGCCCGTGTCAGCAAAATCGACCAGACGGCGACTAATCAGCTCCACGAGATCGAGGCGGCCGGCTTTGCCGTCGATAAGCGCCGGGTCGTCACGGAAAGCATTTCCGGCAGCGTTGGTGCGAGCCAGCGGCCGGGCTTTTCGAAGTTGCTCGATAAGATGGAAGAAGGCGACGTGTTGATCGTGACGAAGCTCGATCGACTCGGCCGCAACGCAATGGACGTGCGCGCGACCGTGGAGACGTTAGCAGAGCGCAGTATCCGGATTCATTGCCTCGCGCTCGGCGGCGTGGATCTGACCAGCGCGGCTGGCAGAATGACGATGCAGGTATTGAACGTCGTCGCCGAGTTTGAACGTGACTTGTCGATCGAGCGGACGCAAGCAGGTATCGCGCGAGCGAAGTCAGAAGGCAAAGCAATGGGCCGACCGTCAGCGTTGACCAAGCAACAGCAGCAAGACGTACGGCAGCGATTGCACGAGGGGGCAAGCGTTGCCAGTCTCGCGAAGTTCTACGGTACGAGCCGCCAAACCATCATGCGCGTGCGTGACAGTGTATAG
- a CDS encoding DUF927 domain-containing protein, protein MSEFERASVALGYVPADDRDTWRHAGMALKAEFGEEGFALWNEWSQGAQNYNARDTRDVWKSFKGGKITINTLFHLAKLGGFDPRAHRAKPVDPEQRERQHAERAAREAAELAALAEKQQAASALAESIWSAAEPAPTDHPYLVRKRIPADALRVYRGNLSLGTAACDGALVIPARDADGQLWTLEFILTDGQKRYLPNGRKAGCFSLIGGPVSSVLLIGEGYATCATLAAVTGYPAAVAFDAGNLHAVATALRGRYPDARIVVCADDDHATNGNPGVTKARAAANAVGGAVAVPDFGPNRPAAGTDFNDLAAHLGPDAVAAAVRAALVPAGASDADRGKASPFATKPAKRPKTARAQDGTWRFEVDDEGVWYHGFNNQGDPLPPHWISTRIDVIAETRNEMSSEWGYLLEFTDRDGIRKRWAVPAGLFAGDGTELRRMLLDMGVKLGVTQTARTQIANYIQMARPDERVRCVPRVGWHHGAFVLPDRVIGTGKEALIYQADTPIQSQFKERSTLDDWRRDVAAYCVGNSRLLFCVATAFAGPLLHFSGLQSGGFHLLGTTSKGKSTGGVIAASVFGSPDYVRSWKATDNALEAVATQHSDALLILDEIGQVEPRLVGDVIYMLANESGKARASRNGSAKPVLTWRLLFLSNGEKSVSALMAEANKPMKGGIEVRLPAIPAEVGDMGVVEELHGFPTPAALIEHLERHAGKHYGTAGPAFIEFASAQADELAEHLRTRVDELVTEWVPEGAHSQVARVAKRFCLVAVAGELATAHGLTGWPEGASVKAARRCFEGWMELRGGAGNSDEAEAVRQVLHFLVAHGDNRFVWMNRAQDDHRPNVPHRAGFKQHVKRDERRTAIASDREYYAEFGGKMGADDAEHVETEYLIEAAVFRKDVCAGFDHKMVAKALMKRGVLMPRSDGYPYRQEYIPGHGKFMVYRVRPSIFTLEL, encoded by the coding sequence ATGTCCGAATTCGAGCGGGCAAGTGTCGCGCTCGGCTATGTTCCGGCCGACGACCGCGACACGTGGCGTCATGCCGGGATGGCGCTCAAGGCCGAGTTCGGCGAAGAGGGTTTCGCCCTCTGGAACGAATGGAGCCAAGGCGCGCAGAACTACAATGCAAGAGACACCCGCGATGTGTGGAAGTCGTTCAAGGGCGGCAAGATCACCATCAACACGCTGTTCCACCTCGCAAAGCTTGGCGGCTTCGATCCGCGCGCGCATCGCGCCAAGCCGGTCGATCCAGAACAGCGCGAACGGCAGCACGCTGAACGCGCCGCCCGCGAGGCGGCCGAGCTGGCCGCGCTGGCCGAGAAACAGCAAGCCGCGTCGGCGCTCGCCGAATCGATCTGGTCGGCGGCCGAGCCCGCGCCGACCGATCACCCCTACCTCGTTCGTAAACGCATCCCCGCCGACGCGCTGCGCGTCTATCGCGGCAACCTGAGCCTCGGCACGGCCGCATGCGACGGCGCACTCGTCATTCCGGCAAGGGACGCGGACGGCCAGCTGTGGACGCTCGAATTCATCCTGACCGACGGGCAGAAACGCTATCTGCCGAACGGCCGTAAGGCGGGTTGTTTCTCGCTGATCGGCGGCCCGGTGTCGTCCGTCCTGCTGATCGGCGAGGGCTATGCGACCTGCGCGACGCTCGCAGCGGTAACGGGCTACCCGGCCGCCGTCGCGTTCGACGCCGGCAATCTGCACGCCGTCGCGACGGCGCTGCGCGGCCGGTATCCCGACGCGCGCATCGTCGTGTGCGCCGACGACGACCACGCGACGAACGGCAATCCGGGCGTCACGAAGGCTCGCGCGGCGGCCAACGCGGTAGGCGGCGCGGTGGCCGTTCCCGACTTCGGCCCGAACCGTCCGGCAGCCGGAACGGACTTCAACGACTTGGCCGCCCACCTCGGCCCGGATGCGGTGGCCGCCGCCGTGCGCGCGGCGCTCGTTCCGGCCGGCGCGTCGGACGCCGACAGGGGCAAGGCCAGCCCATTCGCCACGAAGCCCGCCAAGCGCCCGAAAACGGCTCGCGCGCAGGATGGCACGTGGCGCTTCGAGGTCGACGACGAAGGCGTCTGGTATCACGGCTTCAACAATCAGGGCGACCCGCTGCCGCCGCATTGGATCAGCACGCGCATCGACGTAATCGCGGAGACGCGCAACGAGATGAGCAGCGAATGGGGCTACCTGCTGGAATTCACCGACCGCGACGGCATCCGCAAGCGGTGGGCGGTGCCGGCCGGCCTGTTCGCGGGCGACGGCACCGAGCTGCGGCGCATGCTGCTCGATATGGGCGTCAAGCTCGGCGTCACGCAGACCGCACGCACGCAGATCGCGAACTATATCCAGATGGCGCGGCCCGACGAGCGCGTGCGCTGCGTGCCGCGCGTCGGCTGGCATCACGGCGCGTTCGTGCTGCCCGATCGCGTGATCGGCACCGGCAAAGAGGCGCTGATCTATCAGGCCGACACGCCGATCCAGAGCCAGTTCAAGGAGCGCAGCACGCTCGACGACTGGCGGCGCGACGTCGCGGCCTACTGCGTCGGCAACAGCCGGCTGCTGTTCTGCGTCGCGACTGCCTTCGCGGGGCCGCTACTGCACTTCTCCGGGCTCCAGTCGGGCGGCTTTCACCTGCTCGGCACGACCTCCAAGGGTAAGTCGACGGGCGGCGTGATCGCCGCATCCGTGTTCGGCTCGCCGGATTACGTGCGGAGCTGGAAGGCGACCGATAACGCACTCGAAGCGGTCGCCACGCAGCATAGCGACGCGCTGTTGATCCTTGATGAAATCGGGCAGGTCGAGCCGCGCTTGGTCGGCGATGTGATTTACATGCTCGCGAACGAATCGGGCAAGGCACGCGCGTCGCGCAACGGTTCGGCCAAGCCGGTGCTGACGTGGCGGCTGCTGTTCCTGTCGAACGGCGAAAAGAGCGTGTCGGCGTTGATGGCCGAGGCGAACAAGCCGATGAAGGGCGGCATCGAGGTGCGCCTGCCGGCGATTCCCGCCGAAGTGGGCGACATGGGCGTGGTGGAAGAACTGCACGGCTTCCCGACGCCGGCCGCGTTGATCGAGCATCTCGAGCGGCACGCAGGCAAACACTACGGCACGGCCGGGCCGGCGTTCATCGAGTTCGCATCCGCGCAGGCCGATGAGCTGGCGGAACATCTGCGCACGCGCGTTGACGAGCTGGTGACGGAATGGGTGCCGGAGGGTGCGCATTCGCAGGTGGCCCGTGTCGCGAAACGCTTCTGCCTCGTCGCGGTGGCAGGCGAACTGGCGACCGCGCACGGCCTGACCGGCTGGCCGGAGGGCGCGTCGGTCAAGGCGGCGCGTCGTTGCTTCGAGGGCTGGATGGAACTGCGTGGCGGCGCGGGCAATTCGGACGAGGCGGAAGCCGTGCGTCAGGTGCTGCACTTCCTCGTCGCGCACGGCGACAACCGTTTCGTGTGGATGAACCGGGCGCAGGACGACCATCGGCCGAACGTGCCGCACCGAGCGGGCTTCAAGCAGCACGTGAAGCGCGACGAGCGGCGCACGGCGATCGCGTCCGATCGAGAGTATTACGCCGAGTTCGGCGGCAAGATGGGCGCCGACGATGCCGAGCACGTCGAGACGGAATATCTGATCGAGGCGGCCGTGTTTCGCAAGGACGTGTGCGCCGGCTTCGATCACAAGATGGTCGCCAAGGCGTTGATGAAGCGCGGCGTGCTGATGCCGCGCAGCGACGGCTATCCGTATCGACAGGAGTACATCCCCGGACACGGGAAGTTCATGGTGTATCGCGTTCGACCGTCGATCTTCACGCTCGAACTGTGA
- a CDS encoding type II toxin-antitoxin system HicB family antitoxin, which translates to MEFPIAVHKDDGSVYGVTVPDIPGVHSWGETIDDAIKNTREAIVGHVETLIELGDDVEFTCSTVEELVAKPEYAGAVWALVSVDLSQLDSKPERINVSIPRFVLHKIDAYVASRHETRSGFLARAALEALNEGKVRHA; encoded by the coding sequence ATGGAATTTCCCATCGCAGTGCATAAGGACGATGGGAGCGTCTACGGCGTGACGGTCCCGGATATTCCGGGCGTTCACTCCTGGGGCGAAACCATCGATGATGCAATCAAAAACACGAGAGAGGCTATCGTCGGCCATGTAGAGACATTGATCGAGCTTGGGGACGATGTTGAATTCACTTGCTCGACGGTGGAAGAACTGGTTGCAAAGCCCGAGTACGCCGGGGCGGTTTGGGCGCTCGTCAGCGTTGATCTTTCTCAGCTTGATTCCAAGCCCGAGCGGATCAATGTGAGTATCCCTCGCTTCGTGCTGCACAAGATTGACGCCTATGTGGCATCCCGCCACGAGACTAGAAGCGGATTTCTTGCGCGTGCTGCCCTGGAGGCACTTAATGAAGGCAAAGTTAGGCACGCATAA
- a CDS encoding adenylosuccinate synthetase, translating into MSNRQIVVISGKACSGKTGLADLLEQEFQFRVVRTRQVLVDFCDAEIDENELVTLITRKQEVNETTDSRWLLRATLEVLEGLDPAKSVVVDHVSSPLQVAQFRRVFGENLIHVHLYASKETLQERYAQTEAAKKNVLSYDEIDRLKDEKDIEALKNDADVRIYTTRSDAQDTLVRVAARLHLFTPPDIRCVDVLIGGQYGSEGKGNVVSYLAREYDVMVRVGGPNAGHTVASANGPYTYHHLPSGARDVDSRLLLGPGMTIRLKGLFEEICDCNIGPDRLFIDPQATIIEDKDIESEGQHLVSTIASTGSGSGAATARRIISRGSSDFRMARDVPALAPYVGTPGNYHGATADRLEEAYRKRQSILLEGTQGSGLSLFHGTYPYVTSRDTNVAGCLAEAGISPSRVRKILMVIRPMPIRVGDPDGNEGHTSGPLKHPTTFDAIARHADLDAAALHSAEKTSTTKRKRRVGWFEWDQFRRACALNAPTDIVLTFADYINASNRNARRFEQLTQETIKFVEELERVSQAPVSLINTRFPRQEEGIDDLRSLIDRRNWTARSRA; encoded by the coding sequence ATGAGTAACCGTCAGATTGTCGTCATTAGCGGAAAGGCCTGTAGCGGTAAGACCGGACTTGCCGATCTACTTGAACAGGAGTTTCAGTTCCGCGTTGTCCGTACCAGGCAGGTATTGGTTGACTTTTGCGATGCCGAAATCGATGAAAACGAGCTGGTAACTTTGATAACGCGGAAGCAGGAAGTAAATGAAACCACCGATTCGAGGTGGCTGCTACGTGCCACGCTTGAGGTATTAGAAGGTCTGGACCCGGCTAAATCAGTGGTCGTAGACCATGTCAGTAGCCCTTTGCAAGTAGCTCAATTTCGGCGAGTATTCGGTGAAAATCTCATTCACGTTCACCTATACGCAAGTAAGGAAACGTTGCAGGAGCGGTACGCCCAAACGGAGGCGGCAAAGAAGAATGTCCTCTCATATGATGAAATAGACCGCTTAAAAGATGAGAAGGACATTGAAGCGCTTAAGAACGATGCCGATGTCCGTATCTACACTACTCGTTCCGATGCCCAAGACACTTTGGTTCGAGTTGCCGCCCGCTTGCACTTGTTTACCCCGCCTGATATTCGATGCGTCGACGTGTTGATCGGCGGTCAGTATGGCAGCGAGGGCAAGGGGAACGTTGTTTCGTACCTCGCTCGCGAATATGACGTAATGGTGCGGGTTGGGGGGCCAAATGCAGGACATACTGTAGCCAGCGCGAACGGACCCTATACATATCATCATCTGCCCTCCGGGGCTCGCGACGTGGATTCTCGCTTGCTTCTTGGTCCGGGGATGACCATTCGTCTCAAAGGTCTATTCGAGGAAATTTGCGACTGCAACATTGGACCGGACCGATTGTTTATCGATCCACAGGCGACAATTATTGAAGACAAGGATATCGAGAGTGAAGGCCAACATCTCGTCTCGACTATCGCGTCGACTGGCAGCGGCAGCGGTGCTGCTACAGCTCGGCGTATCATCAGTCGTGGCAGTTCAGACTTTCGTATGGCTCGCGACGTCCCCGCACTCGCGCCTTATGTCGGTACGCCGGGAAATTACCACGGCGCTACCGCCGATCGCTTGGAAGAAGCCTACCGGAAACGGCAATCCATCCTACTCGAAGGCACCCAAGGTAGTGGGCTAAGTCTCTTTCACGGCACATACCCATATGTGACCTCGCGCGATACCAACGTTGCTGGTTGCCTCGCGGAGGCCGGCATCTCACCGAGCCGCGTGCGCAAAATTCTAATGGTGATCCGCCCGATGCCCATTCGGGTGGGTGACCCGGATGGCAATGAAGGGCACACTTCGGGTCCACTCAAACATCCGACGACGTTCGATGCCATTGCGAGACACGCGGATCTTGATGCCGCTGCGTTGCATAGTGCCGAAAAGACTTCGACGACCAAACGAAAGCGTCGTGTCGGTTGGTTTGAATGGGACCAATTTCGCAGGGCCTGTGCCCTTAATGCGCCGACAGATATTGTTCTGACGTTTGCGGACTATATCAACGCCAGCAACCGAAATGCGCGTCGTTTTGAACAATTGACGCAAGAAACCATCAAGTTTGTTGAGGAGCTTGAACGCGTTTCGCAGGCGCCGGTTTCGCTTATAAATACCCGCTTTCCGCGCCAGGAAGAGGGTATAGACGATTTACGCTCACTAATCGACCGTCGCAATTGGACAGCTCGCTCCCGTGCTTGA
- a CDS encoding type II toxin-antitoxin system HicA family toxin, with product MNSSKLIRMLEEDGWRLVRVTGSHHHFKHPKKPGLVTVPHPKKDLPIGTVKSIQKSAGL from the coding sequence ATGAACTCATCGAAGCTGATCCGGATGCTTGAGGAAGATGGCTGGAGGTTGGTTCGAGTGACAGGCAGCCATCATCATTTCAAACACCCCAAGAAGCCAGGTCTTGTGACGGTTCCCCACCCGAAGAAGGACCTACCGATTGGGACTGTAAAAAGCATCCAGAAATCCGCCGGCCTGTGA
- a CDS encoding DUF3396 domain-containing protein: MTNEEIEAWAKDPRRADTLPFGLYEPPYRKGITGAALVVRGVLYFRNGFTPDVRQALVRCFKQYNAAIEEYQHALEVAAGQSPSKAGPLRWFYSEGEEPTQYDKAPGFESLARSVPANKTLAVAMTSAEHKLAAGFYEFTVFALSDWKAERKRGLDGLVFTVPRAFIVQRPGVFEAMFRAFAEALPTVSGHGGLAVNMPPMERRPNEASEYFYARRFGPGIDVGDPMRSNVRKLYTKIKTVDWLNALDAELVRAVGGTSSLALPPNWFARQPLRDGGLIIQAGVAPMSGVSNGTGIPVAPPAAYVLLNHALRQIVADTLDTLQDGTLDSTAPLLNTVVATEAWLRRFNVPDDQINGYWVELHKTPKLSPST; this comes from the coding sequence ATGACGAACGAAGAGATTGAAGCCTGGGCGAAGGACCCGCGCCGCGCGGACACCCTGCCGTTCGGGCTCTACGAGCCCCCGTACCGCAAGGGGATCACTGGTGCCGCCCTGGTAGTACGCGGGGTGCTGTACTTCCGCAACGGCTTCACCCCCGACGTTCGGCAAGCGCTGGTCCGCTGCTTCAAGCAGTACAACGCAGCAATCGAGGAGTATCAGCACGCGCTAGAAGTCGCGGCCGGTCAATCGCCGTCGAAAGCCGGCCCACTGCGCTGGTTCTATTCTGAGGGCGAGGAGCCGACCCAGTATGACAAGGCTCCCGGATTCGAAAGCCTTGCAAGGTCGGTCCCCGCCAACAAGACCCTTGCCGTCGCGATGACCAGCGCCGAGCATAAGCTCGCCGCAGGATTCTACGAGTTCACGGTGTTTGCCCTGAGTGACTGGAAAGCCGAGCGTAAGCGTGGACTTGACGGGCTGGTCTTCACAGTGCCGCGCGCGTTTATCGTGCAACGACCAGGCGTATTCGAAGCGATGTTCCGCGCGTTCGCTGAAGCGCTACCGACGGTCAGCGGGCACGGCGGCCTCGCCGTGAACATGCCCCCGATGGAGCGCCGGCCCAACGAAGCCAGCGAGTATTTCTATGCGCGCCGCTTTGGTCCGGGCATCGACGTGGGTGACCCAATGCGATCGAACGTCCGCAAGCTTTACACGAAAATCAAGACGGTCGACTGGCTGAATGCGCTCGACGCCGAACTGGTCCGCGCGGTAGGTGGAACGTCGTCGCTCGCGCTCCCACCGAACTGGTTTGCTCGTCAACCGTTGCGGGATGGTGGCCTGATCATCCAGGCCGGCGTCGCACCGATGTCCGGCGTGTCCAATGGAACGGGAATTCCCGTCGCGCCGCCCGCCGCGTACGTTCTGCTAAATCACGCCCTGCGGCAGATCGTTGCGGACACGCTCGACACTTTGCAGGACGGAACACTTGATAGCACCGCACCGCTGCTGAATACAGTCGTTGCGACCGAGGCATGGCTACGCCGATTCAACGTTCCGGACGACCAGATCAACGGGTACTGGGTCGAGCTGCACAAAACGCCGAAACTCTCGCCGTCCACGTAA